From the genome of Halomonas sp. 1513, one region includes:
- a CDS encoding 2-hydroxy-3-oxopropionate reductase has protein sequence MQPAPAIGFIGTGIMGAPMAGRLAKAGYRVRAWNRTQRKAEVLQALGVDMMETPQAMVADCDVVIIMLSSGPVCDEILLGPEGLISNMKRDATLIVMSSIPVETARRQAEAAALRQVHYLDAPVSGGEKGAIDGTLAIMVGGAIESFAAVEPVLAVLGTPVHVGPAGSGELAKLTNQLIVANTITTVAEALLMAERGGANPASVLAAMQGGFADSTILRVHGQRMIAQDFTPGGPAKWQLKDTQTALSFAGELGLKLPVSSLVNDLFASLVDNGHGELDHSAIIQEIKRINSTPEP, from the coding sequence ATGCAACCCGCCCCAGCTATCGGCTTTATCGGCACAGGTATCATGGGTGCCCCGATGGCAGGCCGCTTAGCCAAAGCTGGCTATCGCGTGCGTGCCTGGAACCGAACACAGCGCAAGGCCGAGGTCCTTCAGGCGCTGGGGGTCGATATGATGGAGACACCCCAGGCGATGGTTGCGGACTGTGATGTCGTCATCATTATGCTCAGTTCAGGCCCTGTCTGTGATGAGATCCTGCTGGGCCCAGAAGGTTTAATCAGCAACATGAAGCGCGATGCAACGCTGATCGTCATGAGTTCGATACCAGTGGAAACGGCTCGTCGCCAAGCTGAGGCGGCAGCCTTACGGCAGGTGCACTATCTGGATGCGCCGGTATCCGGGGGCGAAAAAGGCGCCATCGATGGCACCCTGGCGATCATGGTGGGAGGTGCTATCGAGAGCTTCGCAGCCGTCGAGCCCGTCCTGGCCGTTCTTGGTACGCCCGTGCATGTGGGCCCTGCGGGTAGCGGGGAGCTAGCCAAGCTTACCAATCAGCTGATCGTCGCTAACACTATCACCACGGTTGCTGAGGCCTTGTTAATGGCGGAGCGCGGCGGTGCCAATCCCGCTAGTGTTTTAGCCGCCATGCAGGGTGGTTTTGCGGACTCGACTATTCTACGCGTCCATGGGCAGCGCATGATTGCTCAAGACTTTACACCGGGAGGCCCCGCCAAATGGCAGTTAAAAGATACGCAGACGGCTCTGTCATTTGCTGGAGAGCTTGGCCTGAAACTGCCAGTTTCATCACTTGTCAATGACCTCTTCGCAAGCCTCGTAGATAATGGTCATGGTGAGTTGGACCACAGCGCCATAATACAAGAAATCAAACGAATAAACAGTACTCCTGAGCCTTAG
- a CDS encoding 3-hydroxyisobutyrate dehydrogenase, with product MNNPIRKVGFIGAGHMGHGMAKNIIEKGFSLTILGHHNRDPINDLVSRGACEVDTLQLLAKESEIIFLCVPDSKIVENIIRGPHGLINYLRPGIIIVDCSTSDPNSTLELAKELENIKAKLVDAPLGRSPKEAWQGTLDTMVGCDKETFNKIKPVLESWAGRVIHIGETGDGHKIKLINNFISLGYAALYAEALTLSKKIGIKPERFDNVIRGSRMDCEFYRSYMQYVIERDQEAHKFTLKNAFKDMQYLDSMSNKAGISNPLSNGIKNIFALAVNSGNGEKYIPMISDQVAAWNDTDLHHEE from the coding sequence GTGAACAATCCAATCAGAAAGGTGGGGTTTATCGGTGCCGGCCATATGGGGCATGGCATGGCTAAAAATATCATCGAGAAGGGCTTCAGCCTTACCATCTTAGGGCATCACAACCGAGATCCCATTAATGATTTGGTATCCCGTGGGGCCTGCGAAGTAGATACACTCCAGCTGCTTGCAAAAGAGTCAGAAATTATTTTCCTTTGCGTGCCAGACTCAAAAATTGTCGAAAATATTATCAGAGGGCCTCACGGCCTTATAAATTATTTACGTCCGGGCATAATCATCGTGGACTGCTCCACTTCAGACCCAAACTCAACTCTCGAGCTAGCTAAAGAGCTAGAGAACATCAAAGCAAAGCTAGTTGATGCCCCACTAGGTCGATCTCCTAAAGAGGCCTGGCAAGGCACTCTTGACACCATGGTCGGATGCGACAAAGAAACTTTCAATAAAATCAAGCCAGTCCTTGAAAGCTGGGCGGGGCGCGTCATCCATATCGGTGAAACTGGCGATGGCCACAAAATTAAATTAATCAACAATTTCATTTCTCTCGGCTATGCCGCTCTCTACGCAGAGGCGCTTACTCTCTCAAAAAAAATAGGAATCAAGCCTGAGCGATTCGACAATGTCATTCGTGGAAGTCGAATGGACTGCGAGTTCTACCGCAGCTACATGCAATATGTTATCGAACGCGATCAAGAAGCCCACAAGTTCACATTAAAAAACGCATTTAAAGACATGCAATACTTAGATTCAATGTCAAACAAAGCAGGAATAAGCAACCCTCTTTCAAATGGCATTAAAAATATATTCGCATTGGCTGTGAATAGCGGAAATGGCGAGAAATATATACCAATGATATCCGATCAAGTAGCCGCCTGGAACGACACAGACCTTCATCATGAAGAATAA
- a CDS encoding dihydroxy-acid dehydratase (catalyzes the formation of 3-methyl-2-oxobutanoate from 2,3,-dihydroxy-3-methylbutanoate) translates to MSQPKRPLRSAEWFGSADKNGFMYRSWMKNQGIPDHEFQGKPIIGICNTWSELTPCNAHFRKLAEHVKQGVLEAGGYPVEFPVFSNGESLLRPTAMFTRNLASMDVEEAIRGNPLDAVVLLVGCDKTTPALLMGAASCDIPTIVVSGGPMLNGKHKGKDIGSGTVVWQLSEQVKAGTISLHDFMAAEAGMSRSAGTCNTMGTASTMACMAESLGTTLPHNAAIPAVDSRRYVLAHLSGNRIVEMVDEGLTLSKILTREAFANAIRTNAAIGGSTNAVIHLKAIAGRIGVDLALDDWTRIGRGTPTIVDLQPSGRFLMEEFYYAGGLPAVLKRLGEADRLPHKDALTVNGKTLWENVEAAPLYDEEVIRPWDKPLREDGGMCVLRGNLAPQGAVLKPSAATPALMTHRGQAVVFEGFDDYKARINDPGLEVTADSILVMKHCGPRGYHGMAEVGNMGLPAKLLEQGVTDMVRISDARMSGTAYGTVVLHVAPEAAAGGPLAAVRNGDWISLDCDAGSLQLEIDDSQLAARLAEDDPGAASRRIASDGGYRQLYIEHVLQADEGCDFDFLVGCRGAEVPRHSH, encoded by the coding sequence ATGTCCCAGCCCAAACGCCCCCTTCGCTCTGCCGAGTGGTTCGGCAGTGCAGACAAGAACGGCTTCATGTACCGCAGCTGGATGAAGAACCAGGGCATCCCCGATCACGAATTCCAGGGCAAGCCGATCATTGGTATCTGCAACACCTGGTCGGAGCTGACGCCCTGCAACGCCCACTTCCGCAAGCTCGCCGAGCACGTCAAGCAGGGCGTGCTGGAGGCCGGCGGCTACCCGGTGGAGTTCCCGGTGTTCTCCAACGGTGAGTCGCTGCTGCGGCCCACGGCGATGTTTACCCGCAATCTGGCGAGCATGGACGTCGAGGAGGCGATCCGCGGCAATCCCCTCGACGCCGTGGTGCTGCTGGTGGGCTGCGACAAGACCACCCCGGCGCTGCTGATGGGCGCGGCCAGCTGCGATATCCCGACCATCGTGGTCAGCGGCGGGCCGATGCTCAACGGCAAGCACAAGGGCAAGGACATCGGCTCCGGCACCGTGGTCTGGCAGCTCTCTGAGCAGGTCAAGGCCGGGACCATCTCGCTGCACGACTTCATGGCCGCCGAGGCCGGCATGTCGCGCTCGGCGGGCACCTGCAATACCATGGGCACCGCCTCGACCATGGCCTGCATGGCCGAGTCGCTGGGCACCACGCTGCCGCACAACGCAGCGATCCCTGCGGTGGATTCGCGGCGCTACGTGCTGGCGCACCTGTCCGGCAACCGTATCGTCGAGATGGTCGACGAAGGGCTCACGCTGTCGAAGATCCTGACCCGCGAAGCGTTCGCGAACGCCATTCGCACCAACGCTGCCATTGGCGGTTCGACCAACGCGGTGATCCACCTCAAGGCGATCGCCGGGCGCATCGGCGTCGACCTGGCGCTGGACGACTGGACGCGCATCGGCCGCGGTACGCCGACCATCGTCGACCTGCAGCCCTCGGGGCGCTTCCTGATGGAGGAGTTCTACTACGCCGGCGGCCTGCCGGCAGTGCTCAAGCGCCTCGGCGAGGCCGACCGGCTGCCCCACAAGGATGCCCTGACTGTCAACGGCAAGACCCTGTGGGAGAACGTCGAGGCGGCCCCGCTCTACGACGAGGAGGTGATCCGCCCCTGGGACAAGCCGCTGCGCGAGGATGGCGGCATGTGTGTACTGCGCGGCAATCTGGCCCCGCAGGGGGCGGTGCTCAAGCCCTCGGCGGCGACCCCCGCGCTGATGACCCACCGTGGCCAGGCTGTGGTGTTCGAGGGCTTCGACGACTACAAGGCGCGCATCAACGACCCCGGCCTCGAGGTGACGGCCGACAGCATCCTGGTCATGAAGCACTGCGGGCCGCGGGGCTATCACGGCATGGCCGAAGTGGGCAACATGGGGCTACCGGCCAAGCTGCTCGAGCAGGGCGTCACCGACATGGTGCGTATCTCCGATGCGCGCATGAGCGGCACCGCCTACGGCACCGTGGTGCTGCATGTGGCCCCGGAAGCCGCCGCCGGCGGCCCGCTGGCGGCGGTGCGCAACGGTGACTGGATCAGCCTCGACTGCGACGCCGGCTCGCTGCAGCTGGAGATCGACGATAGTCAGCTGGCAGCGCGGCTGGCGGAAGACGACCCGGGGGCGGCCTCGCGGCGCATCGCCAGCGACGGCGGCTATCGCCAGCTGTATATAGAGCATGTGCTGCAGGCCGACGAGGGCTGCGATTTCGACTTCCTGGTCGGCTGCCGCGGCGCCGAGGTGCCGCGGCACTCGCACTAA
- a CDS encoding 2-hydroxyacid dehydrogenase, with protein sequence MKDIEILAPAPLREMIIKQLKEKFTLHCLWEQAQPDTYLDRIAPHISGLAAGGHSIIDAPLIDRLPALEIISCFGVGYDHVDAAYAGEKGVIVTNTPDVLTDEVADAAVGLLIATLRQFPQADRFVREGSWQQGAFPLTSTLRERTIGMVGLGRIGLAIAHRLESFGVRIIYHTRTPKVESGYTHYSSLKRMARDADVLMITTPGGDSTKHLIDSQVIKELGPNGVLINIARGSVVDEKALIDALQKRIIHSAGLDVYENEPNVPQSLVDMDHVVLLPHIGSGSLYTRDAMGQLLVDNLTSWFSKKPPLTPVVETPFSSHRD encoded by the coding sequence ATGAAAGACATAGAAATATTAGCTCCAGCACCTTTGCGCGAGATGATTATCAAACAGCTGAAAGAGAAGTTCACTCTTCATTGCTTATGGGAGCAAGCTCAACCAGATACCTATCTAGATAGAATCGCACCACACATTAGTGGTCTAGCCGCTGGTGGTCACTCAATCATCGACGCTCCACTTATTGACAGACTGCCAGCACTCGAAATCATCTCCTGCTTTGGCGTCGGCTACGATCATGTAGATGCCGCTTATGCTGGCGAGAAGGGAGTCATCGTCACAAACACACCAGATGTACTAACCGATGAAGTCGCCGATGCGGCAGTGGGCTTGCTCATCGCCACATTGCGCCAGTTTCCTCAGGCTGACCGCTTTGTCAGGGAAGGTAGCTGGCAACAGGGAGCCTTTCCACTAACATCTACTTTGCGTGAACGAACCATCGGTATGGTAGGCCTTGGCCGCATCGGACTCGCCATTGCCCATCGTCTGGAAAGCTTCGGCGTACGCATTATCTATCATACACGCACCCCCAAGGTGGAGTCTGGCTATACCCACTACTCATCTTTAAAAAGAATGGCCAGAGATGCCGATGTACTGATGATCACGACACCCGGCGGTGACTCTACCAAGCATCTAATCGATTCTCAGGTTATAAAGGAACTGGGCCCCAATGGTGTTCTCATCAATATCGCTCGGGGCAGTGTCGTTGACGAAAAGGCACTGATTGACGCGCTACAAAAACGGATCATTCACTCAGCTGGACTCGACGTCTATGAAAATGAACCCAACGTTCCCCAGTCTCTCGTAGATATGGATCACGTTGTTTTATTACCCCACATAGGTTCTGGCTCTCTCTACACTCGTGATGCCATGGGTCAGCTATTAGTTGACAATCTAACCTCCTGGTTCTCGAAAAAACCTCCTCTCACTCCCGTTGTAGAGACGCCTTTTAGCTCGCACAGGGACTGA
- a CDS encoding GntR family transcriptional regulator: protein MAEHLAEAIFSGRYQPGDFVPRELDLCERFAINRSAVRSDLRQLVDAGIIERISGHGSKVREYAEWHILDPQVTDWMTRYAAPNPGIQREILAFRLDVEPYVAMTAARRAKARDLVAIEEAFEGLGQNLRNASCAEERRLHSECDVAFHVAIFKATHNIVWSQLSHILRPSIHLLVSMSNESASDPEESLERHRQLMESIRMRRPREAFLAAQAVLAGTADALGLEPGASTLGRCVDLP from the coding sequence ATCGCCGAGCATCTCGCCGAGGCGATCTTCTCCGGTCGTTACCAGCCCGGTGACTTCGTGCCCCGCGAGCTGGATCTCTGCGAGCGCTTTGCTATCAACCGTTCGGCGGTGCGCAGCGACCTGCGGCAACTGGTCGATGCCGGCATCATCGAGCGCATCTCCGGCCACGGCTCCAAGGTGCGCGAGTATGCCGAGTGGCATATTCTCGACCCCCAGGTAACCGACTGGATGACCCGCTACGCCGCGCCCAATCCGGGCATTCAGCGCGAGATCCTGGCCTTTCGTCTCGACGTCGAGCCCTATGTGGCGATGACCGCTGCGCGGCGTGCCAAGGCTCGCGACCTGGTCGCCATCGAAGAGGCGTTCGAAGGGCTGGGGCAGAACCTGCGCAATGCCAGCTGCGCCGAGGAGCGGCGCCTGCACAGCGAGTGCGACGTGGCCTTCCACGTGGCGATCTTCAAGGCCACTCACAATATCGTCTGGTCGCAGCTGTCGCATATTCTGCGCCCCTCGATCCACCTGCTGGTGTCGATGTCCAACGAGAGTGCCAGCGACCCCGAAGAGAGCCTCGAGCGGCATCGTCAGCTGATGGAGAGCATCCGCATGCGTCGCCCGCGTGAGGCGTTTCTGGCCGCCCAGGCGGTACTCGCCGGCACCGCCGATGCGCTGGGCCTGGAGCCGGGTGCCAGTACGCTGGGTCGCTGCGTGGACCTGCCCTGA
- a CDS encoding dihydroxy-acid dehydratase (catalyzes the formation of 3-methyl-2-oxobutanoate from 2,3,-dihydroxy-3-methylbutanoate): MTTNNRITPAQLRSRYWFDNPEHPGTTALCIERYLNQGITLDELVGGKPIIGICQSGSDLTPCNRHHIELVKRVKDGIRAAGGVPFEFPLHPIHENVRRPTAALDRNLAYLGLVEVLHGYPLDGVVLTTGCDKTTPASLMAAATVNIPAIVLSGGPMLNGWRGAERVGSGTIIWELRKRLAAGDIDYAEFLARATDSAPSVGHCNTMGTASTMNSLAEALGMSLPGSAMIPAPYKERAMVAYQTGERIVEMVWDDLRPSDVLTREAFDNAIVTCSALGGSSNAPIHINAIARHIGVELTNDDWQRLGHEVPLLANVMPAGAYLSEEFHRAGGVPAVMSELLGAGKLHGGVLTVNGRTLADNLAGRGIQDPAVICRYAEPLVDHAGFLNLKGNLFDSALMKTSVISADFRARFLSDPDDPEAFESKVVVFDGSEDYHARIDDPALGIDDRTILVMRGAGPVGHPGGAEVVNMQPPEAMIRAGTESLPCLGDGRQSGTSGSPSILNAAPEAATGGGLALLEDGDRLRIDLGRREVRLLVDDAELAARRERLEAQGGYRYPDHQTPWQEIQRSMVEPLDRGMTLAPATKYRDVARVSPPRDNH; this comes from the coding sequence ATGACAACCAACAACAGGATCACGCCCGCGCAGCTGCGCTCGCGCTACTGGTTCGACAACCCCGAGCATCCGGGCACCACGGCGCTGTGCATCGAGCGCTACCTCAACCAGGGCATTACCCTGGATGAGCTGGTGGGCGGCAAGCCGATCATCGGTATCTGCCAGTCGGGCTCCGACCTCACGCCGTGCAACCGCCACCACATCGAGCTGGTCAAGCGCGTCAAGGACGGCATCCGCGCCGCCGGCGGGGTGCCCTTCGAGTTCCCCCTGCACCCCATCCACGAGAATGTGCGCCGGCCCACCGCGGCGCTGGATCGCAACCTGGCCTACCTGGGCCTGGTCGAGGTGCTGCACGGCTACCCGCTGGACGGCGTGGTGCTGACCACCGGCTGCGACAAGACCACCCCGGCCAGCCTGATGGCCGCGGCCACGGTCAATATCCCCGCCATCGTGCTGTCCGGCGGGCCGATGCTCAACGGCTGGCGCGGGGCGGAGCGGGTCGGTTCCGGCACCATCATCTGGGAACTGCGCAAGCGCCTCGCCGCCGGCGATATCGACTACGCCGAGTTCCTCGCCCGGGCCACCGACTCGGCGCCCTCGGTGGGCCACTGCAACACCATGGGCACCGCCTCGACCATGAACTCACTGGCCGAGGCGCTGGGCATGAGCCTGCCCGGCTCGGCGATGATCCCCGCGCCCTACAAGGAGCGCGCCATGGTCGCCTACCAGACCGGCGAGCGCATCGTCGAGATGGTCTGGGACGACCTGCGCCCCAGCGACGTGCTGACCCGCGAGGCGTTCGACAACGCCATCGTCACCTGCTCGGCGCTGGGCGGCTCCAGCAACGCGCCGATCCACATCAACGCCATCGCCCGGCATATTGGCGTCGAGCTGACCAACGACGACTGGCAGCGGCTGGGGCACGAGGTGCCGCTGCTGGCCAACGTGATGCCCGCCGGCGCCTATCTCTCCGAGGAGTTCCACCGCGCCGGCGGCGTGCCGGCGGTGATGAGCGAGCTGCTCGGCGCCGGCAAGCTGCACGGCGGCGTACTGACCGTCAACGGCCGCACCCTGGCCGACAACCTGGCGGGGCGCGGTATCCAGGATCCCGCGGTGATCTGCCGCTACGCCGAGCCGCTGGTCGACCACGCCGGCTTCCTCAACCTCAAGGGCAACCTGTTCGACTCGGCGCTGATGAAGACCAGCGTGATCTCGGCGGATTTTCGCGCCCGCTTTCTCAGCGACCCCGACGACCCCGAGGCGTTCGAGAGCAAGGTGGTGGTGTTCGACGGCTCTGAAGACTACCACGCGCGCATCGACGACCCGGCGCTGGGCATCGACGACCGCACCATCCTGGTGATGCGCGGCGCCGGCCCGGTGGGTCACCCCGGTGGCGCCGAGGTGGTCAACATGCAGCCGCCGGAAGCGATGATTCGTGCAGGGACCGAGTCGCTGCCGTGCCTCGGCGACGGCCGCCAGTCGGGCACCTCGGGCTCGCCGTCGATCCTCAACGCCGCGCCGGAGGCGGCCACCGGCGGTGGCCTGGCGCTGCTCGAGGACGGCGACCGGCTGCGCATCGATCTGGGCCGGCGCGAGGTGCGGCTGCTGGTCGACGACGCCGAGCTGGCCGCGCGGCGCGAGCGCCTCGAGGCCCAGGGCGGCTATCGTTACCCGGACCATCAGACGCCGTGGCAGGAGATCCAGCGCAGCATGGTGGAGCCGCTGGACCGCGGCATGACCCTGGCACCGGCGACCAAGTATCGCGACGTGGCGCGGGTCAGCCCGCCGCGGGACAATCACTGA
- a CDS encoding EamA family transporter produces MAAFASLSHRQQGLLLTAGGALIMAPDALLIKVANLPDAEILMWRGFLSALGFFLIALMRHGNGLWAVYRRCGWTGIAVALLFSLTTCGFVLGNQYTKAGNVLMILAGAPLIAAALSWVILKERLPRRTWIAIWLCLAGIAMIALDDAGAGSWVGNAFALMAATTLAINFTLCRTRPGIDMSPMLVFNGIIVGSVAGLFWLAGGETSLPPTNQLAVVVLLCLIIVPCGVTLLQRGPLYLPAAEVGLLLLLEVVVGTLLAWWIISEQPAPMALVGGVLVLGTLTVKGLYERRLELRLRAGATPALQQTVERTDTV; encoded by the coding sequence ATGGCGGCATTTGCATCACTTTCACACCGTCAGCAGGGCCTGCTGCTGACCGCGGGTGGGGCGCTGATCATGGCCCCCGATGCGCTGCTGATCAAGGTCGCCAATCTGCCCGACGCCGAGATCCTGATGTGGCGGGGCTTTCTGTCGGCGCTGGGGTTCTTCCTGATCGCCTTGATGCGCCACGGCAATGGCCTCTGGGCGGTCTATCGCCGCTGCGGCTGGACCGGCATCGCCGTGGCGCTGCTGTTCAGCCTCACCACCTGTGGCTTCGTGCTCGGCAACCAGTACACCAAGGCCGGCAACGTACTGATGATCCTGGCCGGCGCGCCGCTGATTGCCGCGGCGTTGTCGTGGGTCATTCTCAAGGAGCGCCTGCCGCGGCGCACTTGGATCGCGATCTGGCTGTGCCTGGCGGGGATCGCCATGATCGCTCTGGATGACGCCGGTGCCGGCAGCTGGGTAGGCAACGCCTTTGCACTGATGGCAGCCACGACGCTGGCGATCAACTTCACCCTGTGCCGCACCCGGCCGGGCATCGACATGAGCCCGATGCTGGTGTTCAACGGCATCATCGTCGGCAGCGTGGCCGGGCTGTTCTGGCTGGCCGGCGGCGAGACGTCGCTGCCGCCGACCAACCAGCTCGCGGTGGTCGTGCTGCTGTGTCTGATCATCGTGCCCTGCGGGGTGACCCTGCTGCAGCGCGGCCCGCTGTATCTGCCCGCCGCCGAGGTGGGGTTGTTATTGCTACTCGAAGTGGTGGTCGGCACCCTGCTGGCGTGGTGGATCATTTCGGAGCAGCCGGCGCCCATGGCGCTGGTGGGTGGCGTGCTGGTGCTCGGCACACTGACCGTCAAAGGCCTCTACGAGCGGCGCCTGGAGCTCCGGCTGCGCGCTGGAGCCACGCCGGCGTTGCAACAGACAGTCGAACGCACGGATACGGTATGA
- a CDS encoding 4-hydroxybutyrate dehydrogenase, with translation MLHTINYLTKIVFGSGAAASMATELDGLNVKQPLLITDPGLIESGVFQLFLEKAGFTAATPVFAETPSNPTEHAVHEALAMLRQHDCDGLVAVGGGSSIDLAKGVALLATHAPPLRQYAVIDGGASRITAQVLPLIAVPTTAGTGSEVGRGSLICMDDEHKLGFISPYLIPSVAVCDPEMTASLPQYLTAATGMDAIAHCIETYLSPRFNPPAEAIALDGLRRAIHHIEEASGPAPSMAARSEMMMAAVEGALAFQKGLGAVHSLSHALGGFQELPLHHGTLNAVLLPTVLRFNQSHCEEKFATLRTVMGLPAGDDLAVFFEGLNERLHLPTRLSALGVTADLFDRVSAWACEDHSTPTNPRPATLQDFRAMLEEAL, from the coding sequence ATGCTACACACCATCAATTATTTAACCAAGATTGTTTTTGGCTCAGGGGCGGCTGCCTCGATGGCCACAGAGCTTGATGGTCTTAACGTAAAGCAACCGCTTCTGATAACCGACCCAGGGTTAATTGAAAGTGGCGTCTTCCAACTCTTTCTGGAAAAGGCAGGATTCACCGCCGCGACCCCTGTTTTCGCGGAGACGCCTTCCAACCCGACGGAACACGCTGTGCATGAAGCACTCGCCATGCTCCGACAGCATGACTGCGATGGCCTTGTCGCCGTGGGCGGCGGCTCGAGCATTGACTTAGCCAAGGGGGTGGCGCTGCTGGCGACGCATGCGCCGCCACTCCGCCAATACGCGGTGATCGACGGTGGGGCTTCCCGGATCACCGCTCAGGTATTACCTCTGATTGCCGTACCCACGACGGCAGGCACCGGGAGTGAAGTAGGACGAGGCTCGTTAATCTGCATGGATGACGAACACAAGCTGGGCTTCATTTCTCCCTACCTGATCCCTTCGGTGGCGGTTTGCGACCCTGAGATGACCGCCTCGCTTCCCCAGTACCTCACAGCGGCAACGGGGATGGATGCCATTGCGCACTGCATCGAGACATACCTGAGCCCTCGTTTCAATCCGCCGGCCGAGGCCATTGCGCTCGATGGACTACGGCGTGCCATTCATCACATCGAGGAGGCCTCAGGACCTGCACCGAGCATGGCCGCGCGCAGCGAGATGATGATGGCCGCTGTGGAGGGCGCCTTAGCGTTTCAGAAGGGGCTCGGGGCCGTGCACTCCCTGTCCCATGCCTTGGGTGGTTTCCAAGAGCTGCCCTTGCACCATGGCACCCTCAATGCCGTCCTGCTACCTACGGTATTGCGCTTCAATCAGTCTCATTGCGAAGAGAAATTCGCCACCCTGCGCACGGTCATGGGACTTCCTGCGGGTGATGACCTCGCGGTGTTTTTCGAAGGGCTGAATGAGAGGCTCCATCTTCCCACACGCCTCTCGGCGCTTGGCGTGACGGCCGATCTGTTCGATCGGGTCTCTGCATGGGCCTGTGAAGATCACTCCACACCGACCAACCCGCGGCCAGCGACGTTACAAGATTTTCGCGCGATGCTCGAAGAGGCGCTCTGA
- a CDS encoding Xyl repressor: MASQPHDTSRHDNTLAVIRSLREHGPAARVDLGLLNGISSATVTSISTDLLKLGLISELPPDTTRPSGRGRPKTLIRLAPEAACVICVKLSINELQLVVGDYSGHVQHSEHHSVATLALTPEDLVTLLVEKIAAVRAKALASHRRLVGICLAVQGVVSSHSGTLIWSPALGFRNTPLAPPLAERFGCPVLLENDANCIASVLATKPAYAGYPNLAVIMLGYGIGMSVMIDGVPFLGANGSAAEFGHSKYQPGGAQCACGKRGCIEAYASDYALYREAREVLELPAGDSAHPSEAQMQALTQLAMQGEANAQRIFNEAGRALGYGMANLLALFNPDLVLVTGSGVRGYAAMQEAMQDAIDEALVSELIGPTRIVSCPWDRDMTCLGGIAITLQASDSPLLTGRSDDL; the protein is encoded by the coding sequence ATGGCCTCTCAGCCCCATGACACCAGCCGCCACGACAACACCCTGGCGGTGATTCGCAGCCTGCGCGAGCACGGCCCCGCCGCGCGGGTCGATCTGGGCCTTCTCAACGGCATCAGTTCGGCCACCGTGACCTCGATCAGCACCGATCTCCTCAAACTGGGATTGATCAGCGAGCTACCGCCGGACACCACCCGCCCCAGCGGACGTGGCCGCCCCAAGACGCTGATCCGGCTGGCCCCCGAGGCGGCCTGCGTCATCTGCGTCAAGCTGTCGATCAATGAGCTGCAGCTGGTGGTGGGCGACTATAGCGGCCATGTGCAGCACAGCGAGCATCATAGCGTCGCCACTCTGGCCCTCACCCCGGAGGATCTGGTGACGCTACTCGTGGAGAAGATTGCCGCGGTGCGAGCCAAGGCCCTGGCCAGCCACCGCCGCCTGGTGGGTATCTGCCTGGCGGTGCAGGGGGTGGTGTCGTCGCATAGCGGTACGCTGATCTGGTCGCCGGCCCTGGGCTTTCGCAACACGCCGCTGGCGCCGCCGCTGGCCGAGCGCTTCGGCTGCCCGGTGCTGCTCGAGAACGATGCCAACTGCATCGCCAGCGTGCTGGCCACCAAGCCCGCCTATGCCGGCTATCCCAATCTGGCGGTGATCATGCTGGGGTACGGTATCGGCATGTCGGTGATGATCGACGGCGTGCCGTTTCTCGGCGCCAACGGCTCCGCCGCGGAGTTCGGCCACAGCAAGTACCAGCCGGGGGGGGCCCAGTGCGCCTGCGGCAAGCGCGGCTGTATCGAGGCCTATGCCAGCGACTACGCGCTCTACCGCGAGGCCCGCGAGGTGCTGGAGCTTCCCGCTGGCGACAGCGCCCACCCGTCGGAGGCGCAGATGCAGGCCCTCACCCAACTGGCCATGCAGGGCGAAGCCAACGCCCAACGCATCTTCAACGAGGCGGGACGCGCGCTGGGCTACGGCATGGCCAATCTACTCGCGCTGTTCAACCCCGACCTGGTGCTGGTGACCGGCTCTGGGGTACGCGGCTACGCGGCCATGCAGGAGGCCATGCAGGACGCCATCGACGAGGCGCTGGTCAGCGAATTGATCGGCCCCACGCGTATCGTCAGCTGCCCCTGGGACCGTGACATGACCTGCCTTGGCGGCATCGCCATTACGCTGCAGGCGAGCGACTCGCCGCTGCTGACAGGACGCTCGGACGACCTCTGA